One window of the Parasphingopyxis algicola genome contains the following:
- a CDS encoding type ISP restriction/modification enzyme, with product MSRQLINEYRSELDRIVKVGGSLNEGSVRDAFQGLLKSWGRSHDLTYLSEHKMTGSGGNIYVDGALVYDIRVPFGYWEAKDSKDDLDAEIAAKEAKGYPRTNIIYEDTRHAVLIQDRNRVAEADMSDTDSLYELLTTFFAYEQKAIRDFRKAIAKFAEDLPAILEALRDRIREKREASPDFAKAEEAFLKQVKETINPALERADVTEMLIQHILTEDIFNRVFDMRDYHRDNNIAKQLYALERKLFEYGDKRSLLQALRPYYTGIEETAHLIQSHSEKQNFLKSLYENFYKVYNPKAADRLGVVYTPGEIVRFMIRSADWLCEKHFGKNLVDPGVEILDPATGTGTYIVELLEYFRGQPDKLRQKYKEELHANEVAILPYYVANLNIEATYQAITGQFAEFEGLCLVDTLDNVDGLGIHQGHQFEMLGALSDENIERVKRQNRRKISVIIGNPPYNSWQEEYGQANPNRMYQHIDNRVKRTYVRHGTAQNKNSVYDMYTRFFRWATDRLGEEGVVAFIMGRKPIDKLAYDGFRKVVAQNFADIWLVDLGGDVRDNPKLSGTKHNVFGIQTGVVIAICVKRETKQETAAIHYIRRPEDEVAEDKLSWLSSTGSVAAIRPTKITPDEDYVWLNQSGEDWKSFLALADPKVSAADASRSNRQIFSLSSNGIETGRDEWLWDREFSALEKKVSQFIASYHAVLKGELPRNQLKIDRQLDKHLKKGTDIRENKKSYRFALSRPFTKKAVYFDQYLNAYLFRLPSLFKSDESNKAISFLGIASANEFAALATDRLYDFGVLKAGNGRTQGASRYRYSKSGERIDNITDWALNKFTRHYGKRAGVTKDAIFAYCYAVLHDPVYREKYALNLKRQFPRIPLYPDFARWVEWGETLLDLHIDYEEVEPWPLERVDTPNSKRAEGSQPKPKLKSVLAEGAETGSVVVDEDTQITGIPAGAWDYRLGNRSAIDWVLDQHKEKKPRDPTIREKFNTYRFADYKESMIELLAKVVRVSVETVAITDAMAALDDGRLDQKAA from the coding sequence TTGAGCCGCCAGCTGATTAACGAATATCGCAGCGAACTTGATCGCATCGTCAAGGTCGGCGGCTCGCTGAACGAGGGTTCGGTGCGTGATGCCTTTCAGGGGTTGCTCAAGAGTTGGGGGCGTTCCCACGACCTGACCTATCTTTCCGAACACAAGATGACCGGTTCCGGTGGCAACATCTATGTCGACGGGGCGCTGGTCTACGATATCCGCGTCCCCTTCGGCTATTGGGAAGCCAAGGACAGCAAGGACGATCTCGATGCCGAGATCGCGGCGAAGGAAGCCAAGGGATATCCCCGCACCAACATCATCTATGAAGATACCAGGCACGCTGTCCTGATCCAGGATCGCAACCGCGTCGCCGAAGCCGACATGTCGGACACCGACTCGCTGTACGAGCTGCTGACGACGTTCTTCGCCTATGAACAGAAGGCAATCCGGGATTTCCGCAAGGCGATTGCGAAATTCGCCGAAGATTTGCCCGCTATTCTCGAAGCGCTGCGCGACCGCATCCGCGAAAAACGCGAGGCGAGTCCCGACTTCGCCAAGGCGGAAGAAGCCTTTCTCAAACAGGTAAAAGAAACCATCAATCCCGCGCTTGAGCGGGCCGACGTCACGGAAATGCTGATCCAGCACATATTGACCGAAGACATCTTCAACCGCGTGTTCGACATGCGCGATTACCACCGCGACAACAATATCGCCAAACAGCTTTACGCACTGGAGCGCAAGCTGTTCGAATATGGCGACAAGCGTTCGCTGCTACAGGCGCTGCGGCCCTATTATACCGGGATCGAGGAAACCGCGCACCTGATCCAGAGCCATTCGGAAAAGCAGAATTTTCTGAAATCGCTCTACGAGAATTTCTACAAGGTCTATAATCCGAAAGCCGCCGACCGGTTGGGTGTGGTCTATACGCCCGGCGAAATCGTGCGCTTCATGATCCGCAGCGCGGACTGGCTGTGCGAAAAGCATTTTGGCAAGAACCTTGTCGATCCGGGCGTGGAGATCCTCGACCCGGCAACGGGCACCGGCACCTATATCGTCGAGCTGCTCGAATATTTCCGCGGCCAGCCGGACAAGCTGCGCCAGAAATACAAGGAAGAGCTGCACGCCAACGAGGTGGCAATCCTGCCCTATTACGTCGCCAATCTGAATATCGAGGCGACCTATCAGGCGATCACCGGGCAGTTCGCCGAGTTTGAGGGGCTGTGCCTGGTCGATACGCTGGACAATGTGGATGGCTTGGGCATCCATCAGGGCCATCAGTTCGAGATGCTTGGCGCTCTGAGCGACGAGAATATCGAACGCGTGAAGCGGCAGAACCGGCGCAAGATCAGTGTGATTATCGGGAATCCGCCCTACAATTCGTGGCAAGAGGAATATGGGCAGGCCAATCCGAACCGAATGTATCAGCACATCGATAATCGTGTGAAACGAACCTATGTTCGCCACGGAACTGCCCAAAACAAGAACAGCGTTTATGACATGTACACGCGCTTCTTCCGTTGGGCGACCGACCGGCTCGGAGAGGAAGGCGTCGTCGCTTTCATCATGGGTCGCAAACCAATCGACAAGCTGGCCTATGACGGTTTTCGCAAGGTCGTTGCGCAGAATTTTGCAGATATCTGGCTGGTTGATCTGGGCGGTGACGTGCGCGACAATCCAAAACTGTCGGGCACCAAGCACAATGTGTTTGGCATCCAGACAGGCGTTGTCATTGCGATATGCGTGAAACGCGAAACGAAGCAAGAGACCGCCGCTATCCACTATATCCGCCGACCGGAAGACGAAGTTGCGGAAGACAAACTCAGTTGGCTGTCATCAACAGGCTCAGTTGCAGCGATAAGGCCAACGAAAATCACACCGGACGAAGATTATGTCTGGCTGAACCAGTCAGGAGAAGATTGGAAGTCTTTCTTGGCTCTTGCCGATCCGAAGGTTTCCGCCGCTGATGCTAGTAGATCCAATCGACAAATATTCAGTCTAAGCTCAAATGGTATCGAAACAGGACGCGACGAATGGCTATGGGATCGAGAATTTTCTGCGCTTGAGAAAAAGGTTTCGCAGTTTATAGCCAGCTACCACGCTGTCTTGAAAGGAGAATTGCCTAGGAACCAGCTTAAGATTGACCGGCAACTCGACAAACACCTTAAGAAGGGTACCGACATAAGGGAAAACAAAAAATCGTACCGTTTCGCCCTTTCTCGTCCGTTCACGAAAAAGGCGGTCTATTTCGACCAGTATTTGAACGCCTATTTGTTCAGGCTACCTTCTCTTTTCAAATCCGACGAGTCAAACAAGGCGATCAGCTTTTTGGGTATTGCCTCGGCAAACGAGTTTGCAGCGTTGGCTACGGACCGTCTTTATGATTTCGGTGTTCTTAAGGCTGGCAATGGCCGAACCCAAGGCGCTTCCCGCTACCGCTACTCCAAATCCGGCGAGCGCATCGACAACATCACCGATTGGGCGCTCAACAAGTTCACCCGGCATTATGGCAAGCGTGCTGGAGTCACCAAGGACGCGATCTTCGCCTATTGCTACGCCGTTCTGCACGATCCGGTCTATCGCGAAAAATACGCGCTGAACCTCAAACGCCAGTTTCCTCGCATTCCCCTCTATCCCGATTTCGCGCGATGGGTAGAATGGGGCGAGACGCTGCTCGACCTGCATATCGATTACGAGGAGGTCGAGCCGTGGCCGCTGGAGCGGGTCGATACGCCCAACTCCAAGCGCGCCGAGGGTTCGCAGCCCAAGCCCAAGCTCAAATCCGTGCTCGCCGAAGGGGCCGAGACAGGCAGCGTGGTGGTGGACGAGGATACGCAGATCACCGGCATCCCGGCGGGCGCGTGGGACTATCGCCTCGGCAATCGCAGTGCGATCGACTGGGTGCTCGACCAGCACAAGGAAAAGAAGCCGCGCGACCCGACCATCCGCGAGAAGTTCAACACCTATCGTTTTGCCGATTACAAAGAGAGCATGATCGAACTGCTAGCGAAGGTCGTGCGCGTCAGTGTGGAGACGGTGGCCATTACCGACGCCATGGCGGCGCTCGATGATGGGCGGCTCGATCAGAAAGCCGCCTAA